From one Humulus lupulus chromosome 8, drHumLupu1.1, whole genome shotgun sequence genomic stretch:
- the LOC133797276 gene encoding mechanosensitive ion channel protein 10-like, with the protein METGKGVVEKNGTKDVVLQISGTEETINGSKESSSGSTSYPVSQNYRSGLSPKESKSSNLELTELQSTTTTIKPPRAPIARSPFSKPKSRLVEPPPPYRTEEKVPSKSNTSSPLRNSPNLTSPNRKSTATTPRESQRSAPITPRTPLIGAPDSEEDEDDEVYQTANLKVRQVYSSKKPKVRVMRLIEWVLFICIVGFLVASLTIHRLQKKFIWGLELWKWCVLVLVVICGRLVTEWFINFLVFLIEMNYLLQKKVLYFVYGLKKSVQVFIWLSLILLTWGLLFNRGVKRSRKTNKILNHVTRALASFLIGAAIWLVKNLLVKLLSSSFQCTRFFDRIQESIFHQYVLRTLSGPPLMEMAEKVGRTPSTGQLSFRNLKKEKGEEKQMGKEEVIDVEKLKKMKSEKVSAWTMKGLINVIRVTGLSTISNTLEDHEDEDEKLDKEIDSEWEAKAAAYRIFENVAKSGNKHIDEEDLSRFLKKEEVDLIFPMFEGTGEPKQIRRKSLKNWLVNVYLERKSLAHSLNDTKTAIEELNRLTSAIVVIVIIIVWFILMGYLTTQILVLISSQLLLIVFMFGNTAKTVFEAIIFVFVMHPFDVGDRCVVDGVQMVVEEMNILSTVFLRYDNEKIFYPNSVLATKPISNFYRSPEMGDAVEFAVDFSTSIETIGALKERLKTYLERKPQHWRPSHSVVVKDIQDVNKMTIALYVTHTINFQNYGDKSSRRSDLVLELKRIFEELGIKYRLLPQEIQANFVGNATAAALHSTWR; encoded by the exons ATGGAGACTGGTAAAGGGGTTGTAGAGAAGAATGGAACGAAAGATGTCGTTTTGCAGATATCGGGTACGGAAGAAACCATCAATGGTTCTAAAGAATCAAGCTCAGGATCAACTTCATACCCTGTTTCTCAGAATTATAGAAGTGGGCTTTCTCCGAAAGAGTCGAAAAGTTCAAATCTTGAGCTAACGGAGCTTCAGAGCACGACAACAACGATTAAGCCCCCGAGAGCTCCGATAGCGAGGTCACCGTTTTCTAAGCCCAAGTCAAGACTAGTTGAGCCACCACCGCCTTATCGTACTGAAGAGAAGGTTCCATCAAAATCGAATACGAGTTCACCTCTTAGAAACTCACCTAATTTAACATCACCGAACAGAAAAAGCACAGCCACTACACCCAGAGAGTCTCAAAGATCAGCTCCCATTACTCCACGAACGCCTTTGATCGGAGCACCAGACTCCGAGGAGGATGAGGATGACGAAGTTTATCAGACAGCCAATCTTAAAGTTAGGCAGGTGTACTCGAGTAAGAAACCAAAAGTGAGAGTAATGCGTTTGATTGAGTGGGTGTTGTTCATTTGCATAGTGGGGTTTTTAGTTGCAAGCTTAACTATTCACAGACTGCAAAAGAAATTCATTTGGGGTTTGGAGTTATGGAAATGGTGTGTTCTGGTTTTGGTAGTCATATGCGGTAGACTGGTCACAGAGtggtttattaattttttagtatttttgatTGAGATGAACTATCTGTTACAGAAGAAGGTTCTGTATTTCGTTTATGGGTTGAAGAAGAGTGTTCAGGTCTTCATTTGGTTGAGTTTGATACTTTTGACTTGGGGTTTGTTGTTCAATCGAGGAGTGAAGCGATCAAGAAAAACAAACAAGATTCTAAATCATGTTACGAGGGCTTTAGCTTCTTTTCTGATTGGAGCAGCTATATGGTTGGTGAAAAACCTTTTAGTAAAGTTGTTATCGTCGTCCTTTCAGTGCACTCGATTCTTTGATCGGATTCAAGAATCGATCTTTCATCAGTATGTTTTGAGGACCCTTTCTGGGCCTCCGTTGATGGAGATGGCAGAAAAGGTTGGCAGAACACCAAGTACAGGGCAAttgagtttcagaaatttgaAGAAGGAAAAAGGTGAGGAGAAACAAATGGGGAAAGAAGAGGTGATTGATGTTGAAAAGCTTAAAAAGATGAAGTCAGAGAAGGTCTCTGCTTGGACCATGAAAGGGTTGATTAATGTGATAAGGGTTACTGGCTTGTCAACCATTTCCAATACTTTGGAAGATCACGAGGACGAAGATGAGAAGCTGGACAAGGAGATTGACAGTGAGTGGGAAGCGAAGGCGGCTGCTTATCGGATTTTTGAGAATGTAGCCAAGTCTGGTAACAA GCACATTGATGAAGAAGACCTCTCACGATTCCTTAAGAAAGAGGAGGTGGATCTTATATTTCCTATGTTTGAAGGAACTGGAGAACCTAAACAAATCAGGAGAAAATCTCTGAAGAATTGGCTC GTGAATGTCTACCTTGAACGCAAATCACTTGCTCATTCACTAAACGATACCAAAACAGCTATAGAGGAGCTAAATAGGCTAACCTCTGCAATTGTTGTTATTGTGATCATTATCGTGTGGTTCATCTTGATGGGATATTTAACGACACAAATACTTGTTTTAATTTCATCCCAGCTTCTACTGATTGTGTTTATGTTTGGTAACACCGCCAAGACTGTGTTTGAAGCCATCATATTTGTGTTTGTGATGCACCCATTTGATGTAGGGGACCGTTGCGTTGTTGATGGAGTACAG ATGGTTGTTGAAGAGATGAACATTTTGTCGACGGTTTTCTTGAGATATGATAACGAGAAAATCTTTTATCCGAACTCAGTTCTGGCAACGAAGCCCATCAGCAACTTCTACAGAAGTCCTGAAATGGGCGATGCTGTTGAATTTGCTGTTGATTTCTCTACGTCGATTGAGACTATTGGAGCTCTCAAAGAAAGATTAAAAAC GTACCTGGAGAGAAAACCTCAGCACTGGCGTCCTAGTCATAGTGTGGTGGTTAAGGATATTCAAGATGTGAACAAGATGACAATAGCTCTGTACGTTACTCATACCATAAATTTTCAGAACTATGGGGACAAGAGCAGCCGAAGATCCGATCTAGTATTAGAATTGAAGAGAATATTTGAAGAACTTGGCATAAAATACCGGCTGCTGCCTCAAGAAATTCAAGCCAACTTTGTTGGTAACGCCACTGCTGCAGCACTGCATTCCACATGGCGATGA
- the LOC133797279 gene encoding uncharacterized protein LOC133797279, whose protein sequence is MVATSAVSMAMPLTNAVSQKKVPSSEAFLKPLPLRPSKAMAAAPRSSGMLEVRASLKEKAVTGFTAGMMTASMVIPQVAEAAESGVSPSLKNFLLSIAAGGVVVTAIIGAVIGVSNFDPVKRG, encoded by the coding sequence ATGGTTGCGACTTCGGCAGTTTCTATGGCGATGCCATTGACAAACGCGGTAAGCCAGAAGAAGGTTCCGAGTTCCGAGGCATTCCTCAAGCCACTCCCATTGAGGCCCTCTAAGGCCATGGCCGCGGCACCAAGATCGAGCGGAATGCTCGAAGTCAGGGCTTCTCTGAAGGAGAAGGCGGTGACAGGATTTACGGCCGGGATGATGACGGCGTCGATGGTGATCCCTCAGGTGGCCGAGGCAGCCGAGTCTGGGGTTTCTCCCTCGCTCAAGAACTTCTTGCTTAGCATTGCAGCTGGCGGAGTTGTAGTGACGGCCATCATCGGCGCTGTGATCGGTGTATCCAACTTCGATCCGGTTAAACGGGGCTGA
- the LOC133797278 gene encoding replication protein A 70 kDa DNA-binding subunit A, which yields MPVHLTPNAISAIIGGDVNSKPLVQILDIKLIGNSQERFRLLISDAVSTQHAMLATQLNDRVKDGSIKKGSVIQLIEYICSVVQKRKIIVILSMETIIPDCDMIGNPKFSLESDSTAQKMQPNVNLQQPARVSNNRYQPPPVANVQDFRPAVQPPYQPPSNYKSHGTILKNEAPARIIPIAALNPYQGRWAIKARVTAKGELRRYNNARGDGKVFSFDLLDSDGGEIRVTCFNAVVDRFYDVIEVGKVYMLSKGSLKPAQKNFNHLKNEWEIFLEATSTVDLCPDEDGSIPKQQFSFRPISDIENAESNSILDVIGIVVSVNPSVPILRKNGMETQRRILNLKDWSGRSVELTLWGEFCNREGQKLQDMSDTGFCPVLAVKAGKVNDFSGKSIGTISATQLFINPDFPEAHSLRDWFDQGGKDAVSQSISRDMVPGAPKNEIRKTISQIKDEGLGRSDKPDWVTVKATITFMKTDTFCYTACPLMIGDRQCSKKVTRSGSRWQCDRCNQEFDECDYRYLLQAQIQDHTGLTWVTAFQESGEEILGCSAKELYLLKFEEQDDARFGSIIGQRVFNQFFFRLKIKEEMYGDEQRVKITVLKADKVNYSSESKYLLESILKPLR from the exons ATGCCGGTGCACCTAACGCCCAACGCCATTTCGGCCATCATAGGCGGCGACGTGAACTCGAAGCCGCTCGTCCAAATCCTGGATATCAAGCTCATCGGTAACTCGCAGGAGAGGTTCCGACTCTTGATCTCGGACGCAGTTTCCACTCAGCACGCGATGCTTGCAACTCAGCTCAATGACCGAGTCAAGGACGGTAGCATCAAGAAAGGATCGGTCATCCAGCTGATCGAATACATCTGCAGCGTTGTCCAGAAACGCAA GATAATTGTGATTTTGAGCATGGAAACTATTATACCGGACTGTGATATGATTGGGAATCCAAAATTTTCTCTCGAATCTGATTCAACAGCTCAGAAGATGCAACCGAATGTCAATCTACAGCAGCCAGCTAGGGTTTCCAATAACCGTTACCAACCACCTCCTGTAGCCAATGTGCAGGATTTCCGGCCTGCTGTTCAACCTCCTTACCAACCACCTTCTAATTACAAAAGTCATGGCACTATCCTTAAGAATGAGGCACCTGCTCGGATCATTCCTATTGCTGCACTGAATCCTTACCAAGGCAGGTGGGCTATCAAGGCAAGAGTAACAGCAAAAGGGGAGCTTCGTCGGTATAATAATGCCCGGGGAGATGGAAAAGTATTCTCCTTTGACCTTCTCGACTCTGATGGAGGGGAAATACGTGTAACCTGCTTCAATGCTGTTGTTGACCGCTTTTATGATGTTATAGAGGTTGGTAAAGTTTACATGCTTTCAAAAGGTAGCTTAAAACCTGCTCAGAAGAACTTCAACCATCTGAAAAATGAATGGGAAATATTTCTAGAGGCAACTTCAACTGTTGATCTTTGCCCTGATGAAGATGGTTCTATTCCAAAGCAGCAGTTTTCTTTTAGGCCTATTAGTGATATTGAAAATGCTGAAAGTAACTCTATTCTTGATGTTATCGGTATTGTCGTATCCGTGAATCCTTCTGTTCCTATCTTGAGAAAGAATGGAATGGAAACTCAGAGAAGAATTTTGAATCTTAAGGACTGGTCAGGCAGGAGCGTTGAGCTAACCCTATGGGGGGAGTTCTGTAACAGAGAAGGTCAGAAGCTGCAGGATATGTCTGACACTGGATTTTGTCCTGTTTTAGCGGTTAAAGCAGGCAAGGTCAACGACTTCAGTGGGAAATCAATAGGTACAATATCTGCCACTCAACTCTTCATAAATCCAGATTTCCCAGAGGCTCATAGTTTGAGAGACTGGTTTGATCAAGGTGGCAAGGATGCTGTATCACAGTCCATTTCTAGGGACATGGTGCCTGGAGCGCCTAAGAATGAGATTCGGAAAACTATATCTCAAATCAAAGATGAAGGTCTAGGAAGATCGGATAAACCAGACTGGGTCACTGTGAAGGCTACAATAACTTTCATGAAAACCGATACTTTCTGCTACACAGCATGCCCGTTGATGATCGGAGATAGGCAGTGTAGCAAAAAGGTGACAAGGTCAGGAAGCAGATGGCAGTGTGACAGATGTAATCAAGAATTCGACGAGTGCGATTACAGATACCTTCTTCAAGCCCAAATTCAAGATCATACAGGATTGACTTGGGTGACAGCATTTCAGGAGTCTGGGGAAGAGATTTTGGGTTGCTCGGCGAAGGAGTTGTACTTGTTGAAGTTTGAAGAACAGGATGATGCCAGATTTGGGTCCATAATTGGACAGAGGGTttttaaccaatttttttttaggcTCAAGATTAAAGAGGAGATGTACGGTGATGAGCAAAGGGTGAAAATCACTGTATTAAAGGCTGATAAGGTGAACTACTCTTCAGAGAGCAAATACCTGCTTGAGTCAATATTAAAGCCCTTACGGTAA
- the LOC133797277 gene encoding pentatricopeptide repeat-containing protein At5g44230 codes for MPTLSRRFNTLSAPIDLFLHWKPQRETQLLCLLSPSQLQKQQKLLQSKLIFALDGCTSVKRIKQVHAHLLCQGLDQCCFVLSKLIRTLTKFHVPMETYPRLIFQQVRCPNPFLWNAMIRGFILQGLLSESVSLYNCMRRDGTRPLSFTFSVFFKACSAALDVDLGKQMHAHTILVGGYASDLYVGNSMIDMYAKCGFLECGRKVFDEMPDRDVISWTELIVAYAKSGDMESARDLFVELPVKDKVAWTAMVTGYTQNARPREALEVFERMQTEEVETDVVTLIGVISACAQLGASKYAKWVRDVAERSGFGPHENVVVGSALVDMYSKCGSIDEAFKVFEQMKERNVFSYSSMILGFAIHGRGHAAIQLFHDMLESEIKPNHVTFIGVLTACSHVGLVEQGRQLFAAMKIHYSVDPSVEHYTCMIDLFGRVGRLEEALEVIKTMPMEPNACVWGALLGACRTHRNPDIAKLAANNLFELEPNTIGNYVLLCNIYASAGMWDEVSEVRKLMRERGLKKNPGYSWIEGKNGEIHEFFAGDMRHPMSIEIKQALEDLLNRLKAHGYVPHLNSVTYDLHDEEKKRLLLNHSEKIALAYGLLSTDADCTIKIMKNLRICEDCHAVMCGASKITGREIIVRDNMRFHHFHNGTCSCGNFW; via the coding sequence ATGCCTACTCTGTCTCGTAGATTCAACACTCTTTCTGCTCCAATTGATCTTTTCCTCCACTGGAAACCTCAACGAGAGACTCAACTCTTATGCCTATTGTCTCCATCGCAGCTTCAAAAACAACAAAAGCTTTTACAGTCCAAACTCATCTTTGCTCTGGATGGCTGCACCAGTGTCAAACGCATCAAACAGGTCCACGCCCACCTCCTCTGTCAAGGCCTTGACCAATGCTGCTTTGTCCTTTCTAAGCTTATACGAACGCTCACGAAATTTCATGTTCCAATGGAGACTTATCCTCGACTAATCTTCCAGCAGGTTAGATGCCCAAATCCATTTTTATGGAATGCTATGATTCGCGGATTCATTCTTCAAGGGTTGCTGTCAGAGTCTGTTAGTTTGTATAATTGTATGAGAAGAGATGGTACTAGGCCTTTGTCATTTACGTTCTCTGTGTTTTTCAAGGCTTGTAGTGCTGCTCTTGACGTAGATTTAGGTAAACAGATGCATGCACATACGATTTTGGTTGGCGGGTATGCTTCAGATTTGTATGTGGGCAATAGTATGATTGATATGTATGCTAAGTGTGGGTTTTTAGAATGTGGGCGCAAGGTGTTTGATGAAATgcctgatagagatgtgatttctTGGACAGAATTGATTGTAGCGTATGCGAAGAGTGGGGATATGGAATCAGCGCGAGACTTGTTTGTTGAGTTGCCTGTTAAGGACAAAGTGGCCTGGACGGCAATGGTTACCGGTTATACCCAGAATGCTCGACCAAGAGAGGCCTTGGAAGTTTTTGAACGAATGCAAACTGAAGAAGTAGAGACAGATGTAGTCACTCTTATTGGCGTCATTTCGGCTTGTGCACAATTAGGTGCGTCGAAGTATGCTAAATGGGTTCGAGATGTTGCAGAAAGATCAGGATTTGGACCCCATGAAAACGTTGTTGTGGGATCCGCACTTGTGGATATGTACTCCAAGTGTGGAAGCATTGATGAAGCATTCAAGGTTTTTGAGCAAATGAAGGAAAGAAACGTATTTTCTTACAGTTCAATGATTCTCGGATTTGCTATACATGGTCGCGGCCATGCAGCGATCCAGTTATTCCATGATATGTTGGAATCTGAGATAAAACCTAACCATGTCACTTTTATTGGGGTTCTAACAGCGTGCAGCCATGTTGGTCTTGTAGAACAAGGCCGACAATTATTTGCAGCCATGAAAATACATTACAGTGTTGATCCTTCTGTGGAGCACTATACTTGCATGATAGATCTATTTGGACGAGTTGGGCGCTTGGAAGAAGCTCTTGAAGTTATTAAAACAATGCCAATGGAACCCAATGCATGTGTGTGGGGAGCATTGCTTGGAGCATGTCGCACACATCGGAATCCCGACATTGCCAAGCTTGCTGCTAACAATCTCTTTGAGCTCGAGCCTAATACCATTGGAAACTACGTCTTGCTCTGTAACATTTACGCATCGGCAGGAATGTGGGATGAAGTTTCGGAGGTGAGGAAGCTAATGAGAGAAAGGGGTTTGAAGAAGAATCCTGGATATAGCTGGATCGAAGGAAAGAATGGGGAAATACACGAGTTCTTTGCCGGTGATATGAGGCATCCAATGTCCATTGAGATTAAGCAGGCACTGGAGGATCTTCTGAACAGATTAAAGGCTCATGGTTACGTGCCACACCTGAATTCCGTCACTTATGACCTTCACGATGAAGAAAAAAAGCGTTTGCTATTGAATCATAGCGAAAAAATAGCTCTGGCATATGGACTGCTTAGTACTGATGCTGATTGCACTATTAAGATTATGAAGAACCTTAGAATATGTGAAGATTGTCATGCAGTTATGTGTGGTGCATCAAAAATCACGGGGAGAGAGATCATTGTCAGGGATAATATGAGATTTCACCATTTCCATAATGGGACATGCTCTTGTGGAAATTTTTGGTGA
- the LOC133797280 gene encoding small ribosomal subunit protein uS3y gives MATQMSKKRKFVADGVFFAELNEVLTRELAEDGYSGVEVRVTPMRTEIIIRATRTQNVLGEKGRRIRELTSVVQKRFKFPENSVELYAEKVNNRGLCAIAQAESLRYKLLGGLAVRRACYGVLRFVMESGAKGCEVIVSGKLRAQRAKSMKFKDGYMISSGQPTKEYIDSAVRHVLLRQGVLGIKVKIMLDWDPKGKQGPTTPLPDIVTIHPPKEEEEYAREALPVLAPAEIEIPVA, from the exons ATGGCGACTCAAATGAGCAAAAAGCGAAAG tttgtcgCTGATGGAGTGTTCTTTGCTGAGCTTAACGAGGTTCTGACCAGAGAGCTAGCCGAGGATGGCTACTCTGGAGTCGAGGTTAGGGTTACTCCCATGCGCACAGAGATCATAATCAGAGCTACCCGGACTCAAAATGTTCTTG GTGAGAAAGGTAGGAGGATCAGGGAGCTCACTTCTGTTGTGCAGAAGCGTTTCAAATTTCCAGAGAACAGTGTGGAGCTTTACGCTGAGAAGGTGAACAACAGAGGGCTTTGTGCTATAGCCCAGGCTGAGTCTCTTCGTTACAAGCTCCTCGGTGGTCTTGCCGTCAGGAG GGCATGCTATGGTGTTTTGAGGTTTGTTATGGAAAGTGGAGCTAAGGGTTGTGAG GTGATCGTTAGTGGAAAGCTTAGGGCCCAGCGTGCTAAGTCAATGAAGTTCAAAGATGGATACATGATTTCATCTGGGCAGCCAACAAAAGAGTACATTGACTCAGCCGTGAGACACGTTCTTCTTAGACAG GGAGTGCTTGGAATCAAGGTGAAGATCATGCTTGACTGGGATCCCAAGGGCAAACAAGGTCCTACAACTCCTCTTCCTGATATTGTCACCATTCATCCTCCCAAGGAGGAAGAGGAATATGCCAGGGAAGCTCTTCCAGTTTTGGCCCCCGCTGAAATTGAAATCCCAGTTGCTTAA